In a single window of the Mugil cephalus isolate CIBA_MC_2020 chromosome 6, CIBA_Mcephalus_1.1, whole genome shotgun sequence genome:
- the glrx2 gene encoding glutaredoxin 2 isoform X2, giving the protein MSMDILRAAVFFLLDVILLQIVCLHVVSSFDLFMCRRMGNFTSSAPRGMASTACVQYVQEMVSQNCVVIFSKSTCPYCRMAKNVFNEIGANYKVVELDEHNDGRRLQEALAQMTGARTVPRVFINGNCIGGGSDTKQLHQQGKLLPLIEQCTPCCAAAGSEGSGSGQFESAK; this is encoded by the exons ATGTCCATGGATATATTAAGagcagcagttttctttttgctagATGTTATTTTGCTGCAAATTGTTTGCCTTCATGTCGTCTCTTCATTTGATCTCTTCATGTGTCGAAG aatGGGGAACTTTACATCCTCCGCACCTCGGGGTATGGCCAGCACAGCCTGCGTACAGTATGTGCAG GAGATGGTGTCACAGAACTGTGTGGTGATATTTTCCAAGAGCACCTGTCCTTACTGTAGAATGGCCAAAAATGTGTTCAATGAAATCGGAGCGAACTACAAAGTGGTTGAACTGGACGAGCACAACGATGGGAGGAGATTGCAAGAGGCCTTAGCTCAGATGACCGGTGCCAGGACG GTCCCGCGAGTCTTCATCAATGGGAACTGCATCGGCGGCGGCTCCGATACCAAACAGCTCCACCAGCAGGGAAAGCTGTTGCCCCTCATCGAGCAGTGCACTCCCTGCTGTGCCGCGGCCGGCTCCGAAGGCTCGGGCAGCGGACAGTTTGAGTCGGCTAAATGA
- the glrx2 gene encoding glutaredoxin 2 isoform X3 — protein MGNFTSSAPRGMASTACVQYVQEMVSQNCVVIFSKSTCPYCRMAKNVFNEIGANYKVVELDEHNDGRRLQEALAQMTGARTVPRVFINGNCIGGGSDTKQLHQQGKLLPLIEQCTPCCAAAGSEGSGSGQFESAK, from the exons atGGGGAACTTTACATCCTCCGCACCTCGGGGTATGGCCAGCACAGCCTGCGTACAGTATGTGCAG GAGATGGTGTCACAGAACTGTGTGGTGATATTTTCCAAGAGCACCTGTCCTTACTGTAGAATGGCCAAAAATGTGTTCAATGAAATCGGAGCGAACTACAAAGTGGTTGAACTGGACGAGCACAACGATGGGAGGAGATTGCAAGAGGCCTTAGCTCAGATGACCGGTGCCAGGACG GTCCCGCGAGTCTTCATCAATGGGAACTGCATCGGCGGCGGCTCCGATACCAAACAGCTCCACCAGCAGGGAAAGCTGTTGCCCCTCATCGAGCAGTGCACTCCCTGCTGTGCCGCGGCCGGCTCCGAAGGCTCGGGCAGCGGACAGTTTGAGTCGGCTAAATGA